In Streptomyces qaidamensis, one DNA window encodes the following:
- a CDS encoding IclR family transcriptional regulator, with amino-acid sequence MSAGETGGGAQVKSAVRTVELLEYFAGRPGMHSLAAVQEAVGYPKSSLYMLLRTLVELGWVETDATGTRYGIGVRALLVGTSYIDGDEVVAAARPTLDRLSDDTTETIHLARLDGTNVVYLATRQSQHYLRPFTRVGRRLPAHSTSLGKALLSTYSDEQVRKMLPETLPALTEHTITDREKLIEELRQVREQGFAVDREENTLGLRCFGVAIPYRTPARDAISCSVPVARLTPAHEQLVKDALFDARDRLTLATRRL; translated from the coding sequence ATGTCGGCTGGCGAGACGGGCGGCGGGGCGCAGGTCAAGTCCGCGGTACGAACGGTTGAACTGCTCGAATACTTCGCCGGACGCCCCGGCATGCACTCCCTGGCGGCGGTCCAGGAGGCCGTCGGGTACCCCAAGTCCAGCCTCTACATGCTGCTGCGCACCCTGGTCGAGCTGGGCTGGGTGGAGACGGACGCGACGGGCACGCGGTACGGCATCGGCGTGCGGGCCCTGCTGGTCGGCACCTCGTACATCGACGGTGACGAGGTCGTCGCGGCGGCCCGACCGACGCTGGACCGGCTCTCGGACGACACCACCGAGACGATCCACCTCGCCCGCCTCGACGGCACGAACGTCGTCTACCTGGCCACCCGCCAGTCGCAGCACTACCTGCGCCCCTTCACCCGGGTCGGCCGCCGGCTGCCCGCGCACTCGACGTCCCTCGGCAAGGCGCTGCTGAGCACGTACTCGGACGAGCAGGTGCGCAAGATGCTCCCGGAGACGCTGCCCGCACTGACCGAGCACACCATCACCGACCGGGAGAAGCTCATCGAGGAGCTGCGCCAGGTCCGGGAGCAGGGCTTCGCCGTGGACCGCGAGGAGAACACCCTGGGACTGCGCTGCTTCGGCGTGGCCATCCCCTACCGGACACCCGCGCGCGACGCGATCAGCTGCTCGGTGCCGGTGGCGCGACTGACCCCGGCGCACGAGCAGCTGGTG